From Candidatus Acididesulfobacter guangdongensis:
TGGAGATATAATTTATGTAGATATTCCGGAAGCAGGATATGAACTGGAGCAGAATGAATCATTCGGCACAATAGAGTCTGCCAAGTCCGTTTCGGAGCTGTATGCTCCCGTAAGCGGGCAGGTTACAAGAATCAATGAATCGCTTAAAGATGAACCGGAACTAATAAATGAAGAGCCGTATGATACCGGATGGATATTGGAAGTTAAACTGAACAACGAAAATGAAGTTGAAGAGCTTTTATCCCCCGAACAATATGAAGAGCTATTAAATTCCGGCAATTGATTAATCAAACGATTAATTAATAAATAAGTTTAGTTAGTTGTAACTTAGTTAATTAATTAGTTTATTAATAAAGTAACTAAGCAAGTTAATTGACTAATTTTTTAATTAATTTATCAAATTTTTAAATTTAATTATTTAAATGAGCTGCAATGATAACTATGGCTATAATCTGATATTTTCCGGCGGAGAGCGCGGGGCAGTCAATATGGCTAAAGACCTGCATATTTTAAATAGATACAGGCATTTGGATGATTTTACGGCTCGTCCTACATTGCGTTTGTATTTTTTTTCACCGTCGGCGTTATCATTAGGTTTTTTTCAAAATAAATTAGACGTTGAATTAATAAAGAGAGCTAAATTGCAAGGATACGACATTGTCAGGAGACCAACCGGCGGCAGAGCAGTACTGCATGTAAATGAGATAACATATAGTGTAGCAGCGTCATACAAAAGCGGAATTTTTGCCGGTAGATTGATGGAAACCTATAGAATTATCAGTGATTTCCTTTATAATTTTTTTTTAAAAATAGGTCTAAATCCGGATAGCTGTTCGCAAAATGTTGTAAATAGCGTTGGTAATGCGGGTAATGCCGAGAATAATAATAAAAATTTTAACTGTTTTTTAAAAGCTCATTCTTACGAAATAACGTTTTCGGGAAAGAAAATATGCGGAAATTCTCAAAGACGAAACGACGCGGCTTTCCTTCAGCATGGATCTATATATATTGATTATAATCCTGAAGAACACTGTGAATTATTTGAAAATAATTACGGCAATAATAACAATGAAGAAGCAAATATTGATAAATACGACGAAGGTAGAAATAAATTAAATATTTGCTTGGAAAACAAAAAAGAATATAATAAAATTAAAGTTAAAGATTATAAGGATTATGCCGAAAAAATTACGGGCATAAAACAGGAATTGCTTAAAAAAGACCCAGGTGATTCAAAAGGAATAAATAAACAAATTGATTATGATTATGATTATAGTACATTGTTAGATAAAAACAAATTATTAAGTGTTTTAAAAACATCTTTTGAAGAGACTTATAATCTTAAATCTATAGATTATAAGTTTAAAGATACGGAAATTTCAGAAATAGACCGATTAGCCGAAACAGTTTTTATTGCATGATTGCAATATAATAAATCGGCATTGTTTATTTACGCCGGCATTTTGTCTATAGTCGACAATATTTATATTAATAACTATTGTATCAGTCTTAATTAAAGCAATAAGTTAGGAAAAGTCGCGAAATCTTTACTTTCTTGAAAGAGAGATGAAAGCAGATGTTGTTTATTAATAGGCAGCTAACAGATTTGCCTTGCTGCATTGCATTGGTCGTTCCGGTTATGTAAAGTATTTCATCATATATTTATATCGTTCTAATTTTATTCTTTGCGGGTGTAACTCAGCTGGTAGAGTGCAGGCTTCCCAAGCCTGATGTCGCGGGTTCGAACCCCGTCGCCCGCTCCATTAAAATAAATGCTTTGCGGTAGTTTTTAAAAATGATTTAAAATTGACTGTGCCCTTAATTGTGTAAAAAATTATTTTTCGGTAAGCAGGAAGTTTAAGGTCAAATACCAAAATTCGCTATTATGATATCCCGTAATAGTCTGAATATATAAAATTTATATAATATTTTCTATGAGTTATATATTGTCTATCAGCATGTTTCCTGTGGATAAAGGAGAGTCTTTGAGCCTGTATGTGTCTAAGGTTTCTAAGATAATCGACAACTCAGGTCTTGAATACGTGATAACACCTATGGCCACCATGATAGAAAGCGAAAACATAGACGACCTTCTCAATATTATAAAGATGGGTTTAGAGACCATTAAAGATGATTCAAACCGAGTATATGCAAACATGGCTATAGATTACAGAAAATCAGGACTTGGAAGATTAAAACAAAAAGTAGAATCCTTAAAATTAAAGATTGAAAAGTAGCCTTAGAATTATGCTTTATTCTGCAACAGGGATTTACTGATGGAAACCGATGATACTATCCTTATTAGAACACCCGAAATAAACTGGACACCAGCAAGCAATATTTACAGCGAAAGCGTAATGTGTGACGATAAAGATATAGTATTTGTTAAACAATTGACTAACAGGCTTGATAATATATATGAGATGAAATAATTTGTGGCTATATTGTTTTAATATTTTTAAAAGTCCATGCTTGTATAGATTTTAAGGCAACTTATCAAACCGTATCTTGCGAACTCGTGCACATTGTCTCTAAAAAATAAATGTTTTTTCCCGACTTGATTATCTTTCCGTACAGCGCTATATTTTACTATACGGAGTTATTAATTTACAATGAGAGGCTAACATAATACAAACTTTAATTAAAAATAACGACATTGCCGGAAAATACGTGGCAATGAAAAGCTTTGAAGACGCGACAGTAATCGGTTCCGGCAATAGCCTTAAAGAAGCTTACGATGAGGCGCAACGAGAAGGCTATAAAGACCTGTCATTACATTTATTCCAGTTAAGGATATGGTGCAGATATACTAATGGCCGCCACCGAAATTCCTTTTACTAGATTTAATGAAAACGATATACCGCGGCCATGGTTACCGGTTACTATTCACAATCCGCATACAAAACTATCTATCAAAGTATATAGCTTAATTGATACGGGGCGCCGATGAATGCGCAATTCCTGCAGAATACGCTCCATTACTGGTCATAATTTGCAGGCCGGAATTCGCAAAACAATTAGCACAGGCAATGGCATAACCGCGGCTTATGCGCATACATTATGCTTCAAAACAGACAACATAAAAATTGATAACGTGTTGATAGATTTCATGCCAAACTTACATGTTGTTTTATTAGGAGTTAAGAGTTTTCTAAGTAATTTTATTCTCACTATTAATTATAAAAATCCCACTTTTAATTTGACTAAGCCTTAAAAAATCCTTTCGTATTTGCCTTTTGTATATTCCGCAACCAACTGAACACAGTTTACGTTTTTAACTGGACCCTCTTTATTTGATTTATTTATTCTCAAAATTGATTATTTCCTTAAATAGTGGTATAACTATAGGAAAATATTAGCCCAACTTGCACCACTCTTATTATCTTAAAATTATAACACATTGATATTATTATATTGTATTTTTTATTTTGTAGTCCACATAGACATTTTTATTGCCCCATAAATATAGTATTATCAATATGCTGCTGATAATTATGGTGAAGTTGGGTTAAGAGTGCAATAATTTATTAGATAAAAAAGGTATTTAATGCTTACTATAACTAAAGAAGATATAAAAAATATATTTTATGCCAATTTATTTTATGAGATTCATAAAACAGAGGAAATCATTTCTCTTTTTAAAAAAATACGGGAAAAATTTTGAAGAATTTGAGAAGGACGCAAAAAACGGCAAAGAAAATTTTGAAATATGGGATGATTATATAGAGTGGAAGGCATATAAAAAAACATTGGAAAAACTCAAAAGAGATGAAAAGGATTTAACGAGTGGAAGTATTAGATTGTCTTAATAAATTTAGGCGTCATAGATACATTAATAAAAGAAAATCCTCTTGATAAAAAATACAGATTTGTGAATTATTTAATTATAACTCCCTGAATTTAGGGAGTTATAATTATTTTCCTGCCAGTCTTTTTTTCTGCTTCCGGCTAAGCAATATATCTGTGATTTTTTATTTATTTTCAGTATTACAATTGCAATTTTCGCCTGGACCGGTACCTGTGTCTGCGCCGGCATCCGATGAATTTGCCGATATGCTTTCCGCAGGTTCTACATTCACCTTTATTTTTTTATCGCGAACTAATTTGCCAACAAAGTACAATGCGCTGTCCTCTGTTATTTTTAATTTCTCTGCAATAGCTGAAGGATTTATTTGACCTTCCGCTTTAATGACATTTAATATCTCTTTTTCTACCTCCGATACCCAGTCTTCAAATAATGCCTGTACTTCGGGGGTGGCAAGACTTGCTATTTTTGCCGTGGCCGTAATAGACTCCCTCATTGTTTTGCACATTTCCATAGGATTGAAATTTTCATCTTTCATTTTGCCCATCATATTACTCATCATACCCATGCCCATTTTCATAGGATTGGCGTTGCTTCCTTGTTCTTTTCCATTGTCCGCTTCATTTGTCTGATGGGAATCCATCATCTTATTCATCATAGTTTTACCCATGTGATGCATTTTACCGCCCATGCCGTTATTGCCGCCGGACATTTTATCTTGCATCATATTTTCATTCGTATCGCTTTTACAGCCGCATCCGTTATTTTTCATAATAATGTCTCCTGTTTTTATTTATATGTTTAGTTAGTTCATAAATTGTAAATTCATATTGTATATATGCATTTTTTATTTTTTAGATAATTAATTACATTGACACTGGAATTTAGAAACCGTATTTTGTTTATTATCGCCTCCGTATTTTTCGAATTTGCTTATTAAATTAATTAATTCATCATCGCATAACTCGTTGAAAACAAATGTAGATTTGCGTGAAGTCTTAATTAAACCTGCTTCCCGCAATACTCTAAGATGAAATGACACTAAAGGCTGCGACATCCCTGTAGTTTCAATAATCTGCGAAACGGTGCGAGAGCCGCTTTCTAATGAAAATAATATTTTTACCCTGTTGGTATCGCTCAATAATTTAAAAATCTGCGATATTTTTTCCGTAATATCAGCCATCCTAAGTCTCCGATTGCATTAATTATTATATTTCAAAATTGTTAGTATAAATATTAATTTATATAAGTAATTATTTATATGATATATCATTGTTTTATATTATGTCAAGTAAAATTTATCATAAATATCAATATTTATTTATATAAATAAATATTGATAAAATGCGGACATATGATATTATATAAATATGAGAATTAAAAATAAAAATCGAAACTGTGATATACGGCATATATTGTATTATATTGTATAGATATTAATAAATTTAAAAAATTTAATTACAAAATTAAGGCTATCAATTAAGACTGCAATTAAGACTATAAAATTAAAAGCAGTTAGACAGAGAAACGGAGTGTATATAGATTATCTATGTGTTTTTATATAGATAATGGTAAATTTAAAAACAAGTTAAATAGCTATGTTCTAATATTTTAAACAAATAAACATAAGGAGAATTACAATATGGGACCATATTTTTTTTGGGGCAGCGGGATGTGGATATTTCCTATCGTTGGAATAATAGTAATGCTGTTTGTAGTATTTATGGTATTTGGCAGGGGAGGTTTTAACGGTGGATGCGGCAGATATAATGGGCACAATCATGACGACAGGCATTACACCCATCATAATATGCATAATAATTCAGAATCCGCATTGGACATTTTAAATAAAAGATATGCCAAAGGAGAAATAACAAAAGAAGAATTTGAACGTATGAAAAAAGATATAATAAACTAAAAGGAGAAATTAAAATGAGTAAAGTTATGGAAAAAATGATGTCGGCAATGGTTAAACCTGAAGATATGCCGCAAATGATGAATGCGATGATGGACAAAATGTTTCAAGGAATGACGCCCGAAGACCGCAGCGCATTTGTATCCAATATGATGCCTAAATGTTTAAATATGACATTTTCCGAATTGGATGCGGACGCAAAAGCAAAATTAGCGAAAGAGATGATGGAAAAAATGATGTCTATATTTGAAGAAGAGGGTAAAAACAAGTAGAAATAATAGGTGCATAGATAATACATATATATAAGTTCCGTATTTATTTTTGTTTATTGCATAATATAATTGATTATTTCGTATGCAAAGAAATAAAATCTGACGCATTTTCCTCTAATTTCCGAAAGTCTAATTTTAATAATTTCATCAATATAATCTTTTGTAAATATTAAAACGCCCGATAATTTCATTATTAAGAAATATTTTAGAATCTTTTTCGTCAGCTTTGTGTCTAAAAAAATGCTGCAATTCCAATTTTTATCTATCGCTGAATCTCAAATTTTAAATAAATTGTCTAAAATCGGACATTCTGAATTATTATTTTTTTCTTCACATAACGATATAAGGTTTAAAAGCTCATTACGCATCATATTTAAAGAATTAATCTTCTTATCTATTTCATAAACTTTTTCTTTGGCTAACTTCTTCACATTTGAGCAGGTATTATATTTATTGTTGTTGAGTGAGAAAAGTTCAGAAACCTGCTTTAAGGAAAAACCGATATATTTTGCATGTTTTATGAAACGCAAAATATCAACAGCCTTTTCAGAATATATTCTATAACCAGATTCACTTACGTCGGGTTTGTTAATTAATCCTATCCGCTCGTAATATCTGATAGTTTGGATGTTTAAATTAACTGCTTTAGCTAATTGTCCGATGGTCATATCTTTTATTTTCACCTCGTATAATACTATTATAAATTATAAATGCTTTAAGGCAAATTTTTTCTTTTCTTATGCCTCAATTTTTATTGTTAATCTTAACCTTAACAATATAAACATTATAGTTAAACGCGGCGTTAAGTTATTTTTTATTTTAAATCTTATCAATATTTTTAATAAATATTTTATATTAAAATTATGTTAAAAAAAAGCTTGACATTATACATAAGTATAAGGTGTAAACTATATATAAGTTTAAATTTTAGCGTAAAATCTAAGTTGTGTGCCGCTATAAAGACGGCGATGTTGTATTATCTTATGCATGACAGACGGCTTTTTATCTGCTTATTTAAAATAAAAATTATAAAAAATAAACAATTTGGAGGATTTTATGAGTGTAAAAAATTATTTAAAATGGAAAAATGTGAACTTGGTAGAAAATATTAATAAATAAAATAATTAAAAAGGAGGTTTTATTATGAAGAAAATAAAAATGAACGTTGAGGGCATGACTTGCGAGCACTGCGTTGTTTCGGTCAATAAAGCGATTAATAAAGTAAAAGGCGTAATAGAAGTAGATACCTCTTTATCAAAAGGCGAAAGTACTATTTTAGCGCTTGACGATATAAATGTAGAAGATATAAAGAAAAACATAGAAAACGCGGGCTATACGCCTTTAGCTCATGAAACATCTAATATTTCCGAAACCGAAGTTAGAAAAACGGCAAAATCTGAAGGCGGTCAAACAGGCAGCGGACATAATTACGATTATGATTTAATCGTCATAGGCGGAGGCTCTGCCGCTTTTTCATCGGCTATAAAATTTGCAGATGAAGGCAAAAAAGTGTGCGTTATCGAAAACTGGGTTATCGGCGGAACATGTTTAAACAGAGGCTGCGTCCCTTCGAAGCATCTTCTGGAAGCCGCAAGAATATATTATGAACCTTTAAGCAATAAATTTAAAGGCATAGAAACTAAGCAGGCGCATATTGACATAAAAGAACTCATAAAAAGAAAAACCGAACTTCTTAACAGCCTGCGGGAAATGAAATATTATAATGTATTAAGAGGTTATAACAATATTACTTTTATAGAAGCCGAAGGAAGATTTGCGTCAAAAAATTCCGTAGAGGTTATCCCTAACGATAAAGCGGTTGAATCTTATAAAATTACCTCGGATAAATTCATTATTGCAACCGGTTCTACAAATCTGATAATAGACATTAACGGATTAGGAGATGTCGGCTATCTTACAAACGAAGAAATATTAAATCTGGATTATCTGCCTGAAACTCTTTTAATACTTGGCACAAGGGCAGTATCGCTTGAATTTGCGCAGATGTTCAGAAGATTTGGCTCAAATGTAATAGTAATAGGTCGTTCCGGCAGGATTTTACTTAACGAAGAGCCTGAAATATCGGAATCGCTTTTGAATATTTTAAAAAACGAAGGTATCGAATTTTTACTGAATTCTTCAATAAAACGTCTTTATAAAGACGGCGGTAAAAAATATGCCGATATAGAGACCGAAGAGGGTTTAAGAACGGTTAATTTTAATGAGTTTTTGATGGCTACGGGCGTTGTAGGAAATACAGAAAACTTAAATTTGGAAGCAGTCGGAGTAGAAACTTACAAGCAGGGTTATATTAAAGTTGACGGCGAACTTAGAACTACCAATCACGATATTTACGCATGCGGAGACGTTACCGGTTTAACGAGGTTAGTTACGACGGCTGCGTATGACGGCAAAATAGCCGCCGACAATATACTTCGCGGCAGACATATTAAAGCCGACTATTCGGCAGTTGCGCATACTACATTTACCGACCCGGAAGTGTCTTCAGTCGGATTAACGGAAGAAGCTGCTATCAAAGAAGGCTATGATGTAATTAAAGTTGTTTTCCCCGTCGAATACGTTCCCAAAGCCCAGGCTATTTTTAAAATTGATGGTTTAATAAAGATGATAGCGGATAAAAAAACTAATAAAGTTCTCGGAATTCATATGCTGGCGCACAACTCATCGGAAACAATCCAGCAGGCAAGCGTCTATTTGCAAAATAGTTATACGATTCAGCAAATCGGCGAGGAAATCGGAGTTTATCCGACTATGGCGGAAGGGCTTAAATTAGCCGCTCAGAGTTTTACTAAAGACGTCAGCAAACTTAGCTGCTGCGCATAATTTTATTATTTATTGTGTAAAGAAGAGCATAAAATATAAACGAAGGCTATATATATCTGATTGCAATGTAAAAAGGATTTTATAAATTCCGAGGTTAATTATGAATAGCAATGAGAATATTCCTATAAAAGAAAAAACCAAAATTGCAGCTGTTATCCCGTCTATTTTTGCAATATTGGGCGGAACTTGCTGCTGGGCACCGTTAGTTTTAAGCGCATTAGGCGTAAGCGCCGCCGGCGCAGGTTCTTTTGGCGGATTTTCTTCTGCTTTAAAAGGACTTGCCCATTTCACAAATTATTTTATTATATTAAATATTTTAAGTCTGGCAATAAGTTTCTATTTCGTTTTTATACGACCAAAACTTAAAAGACAAAAATTACAGAAAGTTTCGTTAAACGCAAGCCGAAACAATCAAGATAATTTAGGTAATGAAATAGAATGTGAATGCGAACAGCCTGGCTCTAAAGCCGACAAAAGCAACAGGATTATGTTTTTTTCCTCTTTAGGTATCACTATTGTTATGTTTGCTTTTTTATATTTCTTAAAAGGGCATATTTTTATGAAATGGCCTAAAATTTGAACCGTAACACACAAAAATAAAAAATATAGAAGCATCTACATTTATATAGTATAATATAGATACAACCGGAGGAATTATGCTTGAACATTATTTGACTCGTAATTTACCTGCAGGACTTGAATTTCTTAACGATATTGTCTTTGACCTCCGCTGGACGTATAATCATGATGCCGATGAACTTTTTAAAACAATAGACCCTACTCTGTGGTATTTAACGCATAATCCATGGTTGATTCTGCAAACGGTATCTTTAGATGATTTAAAAAAATTATCTTCAAACGCTGATTTTATGAAAAATTTTAATCAGATAAAACACGACTGGGTAAAGACGGATAACGCCATTGGTTGGTTTAAAGAAAATTATAAAGAAAATCATCTTAAAACAGTTGCTTATTTCAGCATGGAATTTGGATTAGACGAATCTCTTCCGCTTTATGCCGGCGGTCTTGGAATACTTGCAGGCGACTATTTAAAAACTGCCGAAGATTTAGGAGTGCCCCTTGCAGGTATTGGTCTTATGTATCAAAGAGGGTATTTTCGCCAAATAATCAACAGCTCTTCCGAACAAATTGAAGTCTATCCCTATAATGACCCGCACTCCCTTCCCGTTATGCCATGCAGAAATAAATCAGGCGAATGGCTGCGCGTCTCTGTAACGTTGCCGGATAGAACCGTCATGCTAAGGGTATGGATAGCAAAAATAGGAAACACGCCTTTATATTTGCTTGATTCTAATGATCCTGTAAATCTTTCAATAGATAGAGGAATTACCGGAGATTTATACGAGGCAGGCAGAGAAATCAGATTGATTCAAGAAATTATTCTTGGAATCGGCGGTTTTAAAGTTCTCAGAGCACTCGGCGTTGATGTAAACATTTGTCATATGAATGAGGGACATGCGGCTTTTGTTGTGCTTGAACGCGCATATACTTGGATGCAGGATAATAATACTGCGGATTTCTGGCAAGCGCTGACTGTTACAAGAGCGGGTAATATTTTTACCACTCATACCCCTGTGCAGGCAGGTTTTGACACCTTTGAACCGGCGCTTATCCGCAATTATCTTTCATATTATATACAAAGATGCGGAATTACGGACGAAGAATTTATTAATATGGGTAAAGTTTCACCTGGAAATTCTTCTGAACCTTTTAATATGGCATATTTAGCCATACGGGGAAGCGGTTTTATTAACGGGGTAAGTAAAATCCACGGCGAAGTAAGCAGGAATTTATTTTCCGGATTATTTGAGAGGCAGCCGATAAAAGAGGTGCCGGTTACTTATATTACTAACGGGGTTCATACGCCTACATGGATTTCAAGCATATCCGAAAAATTATTGACTAAAAATGATACAAAGTCATTAATAGAAAAATGTTCCCAAAAATCGTTTGATGTCATTAATAAAATGACTGACGCGGAAATCTGGGAATTCAGAATGAATAATAAGATTAACATGCTCGACGATATTAAAAATCATATAACTAAAATGAAAGGCTGCTGTCATATTAATCAGGAGCCTTCATTTCTTGATCCTAATGCCTTGTATATCGGTTTAGCTCGCAGATTCACGGGATACAAAAGACCGACCCTTCTATTGTACGACAAAACAAGACTTAAAAATATTCTTAAAAGTCAAAATAGACCTGTGCGTATCTTGATCAGCGGAAAGGCTCATCCAGGCGATTTCACTGGAAAACTATTAATTAAAGAATGGGTACAGTTTGCTCAGGACCCCGAAATCCGTAATACGGTTTTTTTCTTGTCAGATTATGATATGGATATTGCGCAAAAAATAGTGGGTGGTATAGATTTATGGATTAATAACCCGAGGCGTCCGCTTGAAGCCAGCGGAACCAGCGGAATGAAAATAATTGCAAATGGAGGGCTTAACTGTTCCATTCTTGACGGCTGGTGGGCAGAAGCCTACTCTGAAGAACTGGGGTGGGCTATCGGTATACATTCTTCTTCCGATGAATATTATAATAATGACAAAGAGGATGCCGAATCACTGTATAAACTTTTAGAGGAGTCGATAGTCCCTGAATTTTTTGATAGAAATAAAGACGGTGTTCCGGTGGAATGGATTGAAAAGATAAGGCAGAGCATGTTTCTTCTTACGCCGAAATATTCTACATTCAGAATGATGAAAGAATATGTTGAAAAAGCTTACATTCCATTATCATCTTTATATGAGGAAAGAAATGCATCAGGCGGAGAACTTGCTCTGACTATCAATGAATGGAAGAAAAGACTTGAACAAAACTGGAACGAAATTCATATTGGAATACCTGTTTTTGAAAAACAAGGGGAATATTATAAAGTCAAGTGCGCTATACGGCTCGGAGCCGTTAAACCGCAGGATATTAAAGTAGAAATTTTTGCGTCTGGAGATGAAAACGATGAGCAGTTCAGGGCTGAAATGACGAATATCGGCACTGCTTCCGGATATATAAATGAATTTATTTATAAGACCGAGGTTCCGAATGATCGCCCTATTGATAACTATACCCTTCGCGTTATACCTTATCATCCTAAAGTTTTAACGCCGCTGGAATTTAATAAAATTATTTGGCAAAAATAAAATAAATAGACAATTTCCTAAATTTATATTACTTTATTGATAATATGAATAAACTCTGGTTATTGCAAAATTTGAAAATTTTTCAAAATCTTTCAAAAAGAGATATCGATTTGATAGATAAATTATCAAAAATGGAAATTTATAAAAAAAATGACATTATATACATAGAGGAATCAAAATCAAGCTATGTTTATGTTTTAAAAAAAGGTCATATAAAAATATCGCTGTCAACAGAACACGGCAGGGAATTTATAACAGAAATTTTAAAACCTGATGAAATTTTTGGTAATTTTGGCGATTTTTCATTTGACGGCATGGAGAGCTTTGATTTTTTAAATGCTGAAAATGCTCAGGCTTTGACAGATGCGGAAGTTTGTAAATTTAAAAAAGATGATTTTGACAAGATATTAAGTCTTTATCCTTCTATAGGCAATAAAATTTTAAAATTAATAGGATTGCGGTTTAAATATATATCTACAAAAATTACATCATTGGCATATAAAAGCATAGACGCAAGAATTGCGGAGACTCTAATCTATTTGGCAAATAATTTTGGAATTAAAAAAATTTCAGCGCTTTCTTCAGGATTAACATTTGAAGACTGCTATCAAATAAACATTAAATTAACCCATGAAGAAATTTCAAATCTTATCGGGGCATCAAGACAGAGAACTACAATAGCATTAGACAAATTAAAACATAACGGGATTATTAGTTTTGATAAAAAAAATATCGTTATAAAAGATTTGAGAAAACTAAAAAATATAGCTGAGTTAACAGCAAATTAACTTGCTCTTCTTATAATGAATTTTTTTTTAATTTTATTTAAAGAATATTTAATATGTCACTTAAGTGACATATTAAAATTTTTCATATGTGTTATACTTTACTAACGAGTTGCAATATAAATTAACAATAATTACTTTAACGGAGGTTCGACCATGATTAAAAAAGCTACATTATTTACATTGATAGCCCTAATATTTTTCTTAGGTCTTAATACTGCTAAATCAAACGCCATGATGATGAGTAAAGCTAAGATGATGAAGACCGAAATGTTTTTTATGCATCATTCTTTAGGATTTCCGTCCATTTTTTATAAATTCCATCCGGGTCCGCATTGGATTTTAATGC
This genomic window contains:
- the gcvH gene encoding glycine cleavage system protein GcvH — translated: MDVPKNLKYNSEHLWVKVNGDKALIGVTDFAQDQLGDIIYVDIPEAGYELEQNESFGTIESAKSVSELYAPVSGQVTRINESLKDEPELINEEPYDTGWILEVKLNNENEVEELLSPEQYEELLNSGN
- a CDS encoding MTH1187 family thiamine-binding protein gives rise to the protein MSYILSISMFPVDKGESLSLYVSKVSKIIDNSGLEYVITPMATMIESENIDDLLNIIKMGLETIKDDSNRVYANMAIDYRKSGLGRLKQKVESLKLKIEK
- a CDS encoding winged helix-turn-helix domain-containing protein — encoded protein: MKNNGCGCKSDTNENMMQDKMSGGNNGMGGKMHHMGKTMMNKMMDSHQTNEADNGKEQGSNANPMKMGMGMMSNMMGKMKDENFNPMEMCKTMRESITATAKIASLATPEVQALFEDWVSEVEKEILNVIKAEGQINPSAIAEKLKITEDSALYFVGKLVRDKKIKVNVEPAESISANSSDAGADTGTGPGENCNCNTENK
- a CDS encoding ArsR family transcriptional regulator → MADITEKISQIFKLLSDTNRVKILFSLESGSRTVSQIIETTGMSQPLVSFHLRVLREAGLIKTSRKSTFVFNELCDDELINLISKFEKYGGDNKQNTVSKFQCQCN
- a CDS encoding SHOCT domain-containing protein translates to MLFVVFMVFGRGGFNGGCGRYNGHNHDDRHYTHHNMHNNSESALDILNKRYAKGEITKEEFERMKKDIIN
- a CDS encoding MerR family transcriptional regulator; the protein is MTIGQLAKAVNLNIQTIRYYERIGLINKPDVSESGYRIYSEKAVDILRFIKHAKYIGFSLKQVSELFSLNNNKYNTCSNVKKLAKEKVYEIDKKINSLNMMRNELLNLISLCEEKNNNSECPILDNLFKI
- the merA gene encoding mercury(II) reductase codes for the protein MKKIKMNVEGMTCEHCVVSVNKAINKVKGVIEVDTSLSKGESTILALDDINVEDIKKNIENAGYTPLAHETSNISETEVRKTAKSEGGQTGSGHNYDYDLIVIGGGSAAFSSAIKFADEGKKVCVIENWVIGGTCLNRGCVPSKHLLEAARIYYEPLSNKFKGIETKQAHIDIKELIKRKTELLNSLREMKYYNVLRGYNNITFIEAEGRFASKNSVEVIPNDKAVESYKITSDKFIIATGSTNLIIDINGLGDVGYLTNEEILNLDYLPETLLILGTRAVSLEFAQMFRRFGSNVIVIGRSGRILLNEEPEISESLLNILKNEGIEFLLNSSIKRLYKDGGKKYADIETEEGLRTVNFNEFLMATGVVGNTENLNLEAVGVETYKQGYIKVDGELRTTNHDIYACGDVTGLTRLVTTAAYDGKIAADNILRGRHIKADYSAVAHTTFTDPEVSSVGLTEEAAIKEGYDVIKVVFPVEYVPKAQAIFKIDGLIKMIADKKTNKVLGIHMLAHNSSETIQQASVYLQNSYTIQQIGEEIGVYPTMAEGLKLAAQSFTKDVSKLSCCA
- the glgP gene encoding alpha-glucan family phosphorylase; this encodes MLEHYLTRNLPAGLEFLNDIVFDLRWTYNHDADELFKTIDPTLWYLTHNPWLILQTVSLDDLKKLSSNADFMKNFNQIKHDWVKTDNAIGWFKENYKENHLKTVAYFSMEFGLDESLPLYAGGLGILAGDYLKTAEDLGVPLAGIGLMYQRGYFRQIINSSSEQIEVYPYNDPHSLPVMPCRNKSGEWLRVSVTLPDRTVMLRVWIAKIGNTPLYLLDSNDPVNLSIDRGITGDLYEAGREIRLIQEIILGIGGFKVLRALGVDVNICHMNEGHAAFVVLERAYTWMQDNNTADFWQALTVTRAGNIFTTHTPVQAGFDTFEPALIRNYLSYYIQRCGITDEEFINMGKVSPGNSSEPFNMAYLAIRGSGFINGVSKIHGEVSRNLFSGLFERQPIKEVPVTYITNGVHTPTWISSISEKLLTKNDTKSLIEKCSQKSFDVINKMTDAEIWEFRMNNKINMLDDIKNHITKMKGCCHINQEPSFLDPNALYIGLARRFTGYKRPTLLLYDKTRLKNILKSQNRPVRILISGKAHPGDFTGKLLIKEWVQFAQDPEIRNTVFFLSDYDMDIAQKIVGGIDLWINNPRRPLEASGTSGMKIIANGGLNCSILDGWWAEAYSEELGWAIGIHSSSDEYYNNDKEDAESLYKLLEESIVPEFFDRNKDGVPVEWIEKIRQSMFLLTPKYSTFRMMKEYVEKAYIPLSSLYEERNASGGELALTINEWKKRLEQNWNEIHIGIPVFEKQGEYYKVKCAIRLGAVKPQDIKVEIFASGDENDEQFRAEMTNIGTASGYINEFIYKTEVPNDRPIDNYTLRVIPYHPKVLTPLEFNKIIWQK
- a CDS encoding Crp/Fnr family transcriptional regulator; the encoded protein is MNKLWLLQNLKIFQNLSKRDIDLIDKLSKMEIYKKNDIIYIEESKSSYVYVLKKGHIKISLSTEHGREFITEILKPDEIFGNFGDFSFDGMESFDFLNAENAQALTDAEVCKFKKDDFDKILSLYPSIGNKILKLIGLRFKYISTKITSLAYKSIDARIAETLIYLANNFGIKKISALSSGLTFEDCYQINIKLTHEEISNLIGASRQRTTIALDKLKHNGIISFDKKNIVIKDLRKLKNIAELTAN